The proteins below come from a single Miscanthus floridulus cultivar M001 chromosome 1, ASM1932011v1, whole genome shotgun sequence genomic window:
- the LOC136477827 gene encoding protein IQ-DOMAIN 5-like — protein MGISARWLKSLVGLRKVERQQQHCKEDADVGRMKSDVADQFHFQNQRSQDDSSIAAKEEIPEVPYGNDPPEVDSNAPSCLEPTCGSAHVPLSQTVEELEEIWAATIIQTAFRAFLARRARRALKGLVRLQALVRGHIVRKQAATTLRCMQALVRVQARVRARRVRMALENQTDQQNTSPEHTTEARVREIEDGWCDSIGSVEDIQAKLLKRQEAAAKRERAMAYALAHQWQASSRQAAAFEPDKNSWGWNWLERWMAVRPWESRFLGTYAADGIFVVNETRQPDRSATKTPYRKPVKKHDSTLQSNTLNHKVFPSNSEGGGSSTNRSSGSASAKSRLKVLPREGSEEASSRPSVLVVRSTSNPRERTSSINSKERTGDLDCQVHKRFSLPSIGSEAVKHLTKKGTVNRSLKATKDSHILGSRHHLASSIDPVPTRVELET, from the exons ATGGGCATCTCGGCGAGGTGGCTCAAGTCGTTAGTTGGGTTGAGGAAGGtggagcggcagcagcagcattgTAAGGAGGATGCAGATGTTGGACGAATG AAAAGCGATGTCGCCGATCAGTTTCATTTTCAGAATCAGCGCTCTCAAGATGACAGCAGCATTGCTGCAAAAGAAGAAATTCCAGAGGTTCCTTATGGAAATGATCCACCTGAAGTTGATTCTAATGCACCTTCATGCTTGGAACCCACTTGTGGTTCAGCTCATGTGCCACTGTCTCAAACTGTAGAGGAACTGGAAGAGATCTGGGCTGCTACGATTATTCAGACAGCATTTAGAGCTTTCCTG GCTAGGAGAGCCCGCCGAGCTTTAAAAGGGCTGGTTAGGCTTCAAGCTCTTGTAAGAGGTCATATAGTAAGAAAGCAAGCTGCTACAACACTCCGCTGTATGCAAGCTTTGGTCAGAGTTCAGGCCCGTGTTAGAGCAAGGCGAGTTCGCATGGCTTTGGAAAACCAGACTGACCAGCAAAATACTTCACCAGAGCACACGACCGAGGCACGTGTTAGAGAAATTGAG GATGGCTGGTGTGATAGTATCGGTTCTGTGGAAGATATCCAAGCAAAACTTTTAAAGAGGCAGGAAGCAGCAGCTAAACGGGAGCGAGCCATGGCCTATGCTCTAGCTCATCAG TGGCAAGCAAGTTCAAGACAAGCTGCAGCATTTGAACCTGACAAGAACAGCTGGGGCTGGAATTGGCTAGAGAGATGGATGGCTGTTCGGCCTTGGGAGAGTCGGTTCCTTGGCACTTATGCTGCAGATGGCATTTTTGTAGTTAATGAAACAAGGCAACCTGACAGAAGTGCAACGAAGACCCCATACAGAAAACCTGTTAAAAAGCATGATTCAACCCTTCAATCAAACACATTGAACCACAAGGTCTTCCCATCAAACTCAGAGGGTGGTGGCTCCTCGACAAATCGATCCAGTGGTTCGGCATCAGCTAAATCTAGACTGAAGGTTTTACCCAGAGAAGGCTCTGAGGAAGCCTCATCTCGTCCTTCTGTACTTGTTGTGCGGTCCACTAGTAACCCAAGGGAGAGAACTTCCAGTATTAATTCAAAGGAGAGGACTGGGGACTTGGATTGTCAAGTTCATAAAAGATTCTCCTTGCCTAGCATTG GTTCAGAAGCGGTTAAACACTTGACAAAGAAAGGCACGGTTAACCGATCCCTGAAGGCCACAAAAGATTCCCACATTCTGGGGTCAAGGCATCATCTTGCCAGTTCCATTGATCCAGTTCCCACTAGAGTTGAGCTGGAGACTTGA